Within Streptomyces albofaciens JCM 4342, the genomic segment TGGTCGGCGCGGCCCGCCGGCTCGGCATCGGCGCCAAGGCCCGCGAGGTGCGCGGCGTGGACCGCGTCGTCGTCCGGGACGGTGATGCGATTGGCGCGCTGTTGACGCGCCTCGGCGCGCACGAGTCCGTACTGGCCTGGGAGGAGCGGCGGATGCGCCGCGAGGTCCGCGCCACGGCCAACCGCCTCGCCAACTTCGACGACGCCAACCTGCGCCGCTCGGCGCGCGCCGCGGTCGCCGCGGGCGCCCGGGTCCAGCGCGCCCTGGAGATCCTCGGCGAGGAGGTCCCCGAGCACCTCGCCGCGGCCGGCCGGCTGCGCATGGACCACAAGCAGGCGTCCCTGGAGGAGCTGGGCGCCCTCGCCGACCCGCCCCTGACGAAGGACGCGGTCGCCGGCCGCATCCGCCGCCTCCTGGCCATGGCCGACAAGCGCGCCCAGGACCTGGGCATCCCCGGCACGGAGTCCAACCTGTCGGAGGAGATGGCGGACGGGATGGTCGGCTGAGGTGCCGCGGTAGCGGCGTCTGTCCGGGAAGTTTCGGCGGCCGGTGGTGGGCCGCTCACCGTGGCCGACTTGCCGTCCGTGCCGGGTGGCGCACCCCCGGCCCCGTGCACGGGGCCGGTCCTCCGGACTTCGTCCTACGGCCCGCCCCCTCCCGCCGTACGGCGACGAACGGCCCGTGGGGCAGGCGTCCCCCACCCACGCCGCCGCAGCCTGACACGTACAGGAGGGGCCGGGACCGGAGAACGAAGTCTGGAGGGCCCGGAACCGTCCCCCTACCGGCAGCCGCCTGCCCGCAGCCGGGTACGGGGCCGGTCCTCCAGACTTCGTCCTACGGCCCAGCCCCTCCCGCCGTACGGCGACGAACGGCCGGTGGGGGCAGTCGTCCCCCCACCCACGTCGCGGCAGTCTGACACGTACAGGAGGGGCCGGGACCGGAGGACGGAGTCTGTAGGGCCCGGAACCGTCCCCCTGCCGGTAGCCGCCTGCCCGCAGCCGGGTACGGGGCCGGTCCTCCAGACTTCGTCCTCCGGCCCACCCCCTCCCGCCGTACGGCGACGAACGGCCGGTGGGGGCAGGCACCCCCCACCCGCGCCGCCGCAGCCTGACACGTACAGGAGGGACCGGGACCGGAGGACGGAGTCTGGAGGGCCCGGGCCCGTCCCCCTGCCGGTAGCCGTCTGCCCGCAGCCGGGTACGGGGCCGGTCCTCCAGACTTCGTCCTCCGGCCCACCCCCTTGCGCAGTGGGGCGGCCGACGGCCGGTGGGGGCAGGCGCCCCCCCATCCACGGCGCCGCAGTCTGACGCGTACGGGAGGGTTCGGCACCGTAGGGCGGAGTCCGGAGGTGCCGGGCCCGCGCCAGGGACATCGGCCGGCCGCCACGGGCGGAAAACCGTGTGCGGACCACCCCGGCCGGCCCCTAACCTGCGGCAAATGGGCGCATTACGGATCAGACCGATGCGTGCGGACGATCTCGCGTCGGCGGAGCGGGCCTCGGCGCTGACCTTCCTCGACGCGGATCGGCTCACCCGCAGGGCCCGCGACCCGGAGCCCGAGCTCCGGCCCGCCGCTGCCGCTCGGCGGTGGATCGACCGGATGCGCTACTACCTGGACGCCGACCCGGGCGGCTGCTGGGTCGCGGTGGACGCCGCCGCGGAGGCAAGCACCTGCCAGGTGGTGGGCTTCGCGGTCTCCCAGAACCGCGACGACCTCTGGTACCTCGCCACCTACGGCGTCCTGCCCGGCCACCAGGGCCGGGGCATCGGCAAGCGCCTGCTGGACGCCGCCCTCGCGCACGCCGACGGGCGCCCCGGCATCTTCTCCTCCAGCACCCACCCCGGCGCCACCCGCCGGTACCGCCTCGCCGGTTTCTCGCTCCACCCGCAGATGCAGATGGTGGGGACCGTCGACCGGTCCGCCCTGCCCGCGGTGGACGGCCTCCGGGACGGCGGCCCGGACGACTTCGCGTGGATGGACCGGCTGGACCGCGATCTGCGGGGCGCCGGGCACGGCCCCGACCACGGCCATCTGCTGGCCGCCCATCGGCTGGTCGTCTCCCGCGACCGGTCCCGGCCGGGGTATGTGTACGTCGATGACCAGGGGCGGGCCGTGCTGCTGGCCGCCGCGTGTGCCGACACCGCGCAGCGGCTGCTGTGGGAGGCCCTGGCCGCGTCGTACGGGGACACCCTCGTCAACTGCATCACCACCCCCAACGAATGGGCGATCGACGTCGGCCTCGCCGCCGGGCTCGCCATCGGCCAGGAGGGGTACATCGCCGTTCGCGGGATGCCCGTCCCGGCGCCGTACCTGGCGGCCGGCCACTTCCTGTAGGCCGTACGGGCGCCCCGTCCCGTACGGCCACCGCTTTTGGCCACGGGCTGTATTGACATGATCATGCAGCGTCACCAGTCTGGCGAGCGCCCATTCACGAGGTGGACGACGGCAAGGGGGGTTCATGAGACGCAAGGCGAGATCGCTGCTCGCGGTGGCGGCGCTGCTGCTGGGCGGGGTGACGGCGGTGCCGGCCGCGCAGGCGCAGGCGCGGGACGGCGGAGGAGGGGACCGGGACGCCATCGGGACCTGGACCGGTGAGGTCACCGCCGCGCAGGTGCCGCTGCTGCTGAAGGCGGGCGTGGACGGTCACGAGATCGGCGCGCGGGTACCGAAGGCCGGCAAGGGGCAGGTCGAGGTGCAGCTGTCCGCCGCGCAGGCGGCCGGGCTGCGCGAGCAAGGCGTCCGGCTGACCCGCAAAATCGTTTCCCCAGAGACGCAGCGCAAGCTCAGGGCCCAGGGCGACCGCGTCTTCCGGCCGTACATGGGCGTCCACGGCCTGATGAAGGAGATGATCGACACCGCCCGGTTCAACCGGAAGCTGGCGAAGGTCGTCAGCATCGGCAAGACCGTCAAGGGCCGCGACATCATGGCCCTGAAGCTCACCAAGGACGCCGACACCACCGAGGACGGCGCCAAGCCCGCGGTGCTGTACCTGTCCAACCAGCACGCCCGGGAGTGGATCACTCCCGAGATGACCCGCCGGCTGATGCAGTACTACCTGGCCGGGTACGGCAAGGACCCGCGGCTGACGAAGATCCTCGACACCACCGAGCTGTGGTTCGTGCTCTCCGCCAACCCCGACGGCTACGACTACACCTTCGAGAGCCCGCAGAACCGCATGTGGCGCAAGAACCTGCGGGACAACAACGGCGACGGCAAGATCACGCCGGGCGACGGCGTCGACCTCAACCGCAACTTCTCCTACAAGTGGGGCTACGACAACGAGGGTTCGTCCCCCAACCCGTCCAGCGAGACCTACCGCGGCCCGGCCGCCGCCTCCGAGCCGGAGACCAAGGCGCTGGACGCCTTCGAGAAGCGCATCGGCTTCCGATACGCCGTCAACTACCATTCCGCCGCCGAGCTGATCCTCTACGGCGTCGGCTGGCAGGTCGCCACGCCCACCCCCGACGACGTCCTCTACCGGGCCCTGGCCGGCACCCCCGAGAAGCCCGCGATCCCCGGCTACCGCCCGCAGGTCTCCTCCGAGCTCTACACCACCAACGGCGAGGCCGACGGCCACGCCTCCAACGTCAACGGCATCCCCATGTTCACCCCGGAGATGTCCACCTGCCAGACCGCGTCGAACGCCGACCCCAACGACGAGTGGAACGCCGCCGACTGCCAGTCGGTCTTCACCTTCCCCGACTCCGAGAAGCTGATCCAGGCGGAGTTCGAGAAGAACATCCCCTTCGCGCTCTCCGTCGCCGAGAGCGCCGGGCGTCCGGACCGGCCCGTCTCGTCGGTGGGCATGGAGGCACCCGACTTCACCCCGCACGCCTTCACCACCTCCTACGCGCGCGGGGAGGAGCAGCAGGTCGCCGTCACCGCGCGCAAGTCCGTACGGGACAAGGAGCTCAACTACCGCGTCAACGGCGGGCGGCGGCACACCGAGGAGCTTGAGGCCTGGAAGGGCGGCGAGCGGTACGGGGGCGAGGACAACATCCACTTCGACCAGTACCGGGCCGTCGTAGAGGGGGCCGATCCGGGCGACGAGGTCGAGGTGTGGTTCACGGGCCGTACCCGCGAGGGCAAGGCCACCAGGAGCGAACCCTTCACCTACACCGTCGCCGAGCGGCCCCGCGCCGACACCCTGGTCATCGCCGAGGAGGGCGGCACCGCCCCCGCGCGGCACACCGCCGCGTACACCAGGGCCCTGGCCGCCAACGGCCACCGCGCGGCCGTCTGGGACGTCGCCCGGCAGGGCACCCCGGACGCGCTCGGCGTGCTGAGCCACTTCGAGAAGGTGGTCTGGTACACCGGCGCGGGCCGGCCGGGCGGCGCCACCCAGCTGGCCGTACGCGACTACCTCAACGAGGGCGGCAAGCTGCTCACCGCAGGTGAGCAGGCGGGCGGCAGCGCCGTGGTCGGCCGGGCGGTGAGCGACGACTTCGCCCAGTACTACCTGGGCGCCGGCAGCCGGATCTCCCTGAAGTCGCCGCCCGCCTTCAAGGGCGACGGCAAGCTGGCCGGCACGGAGGTGAAGCTGGGTGACGCGCCCGGCAACCCGCTGGACGCCGCGGGCACCCACTCGGTCATCTCCGACGAACTGCCGCCCGCGACGTTCCCGCAGTTCGCGAGCGCCGCGGCCGGTACCTACCCGGGCGTACGGTCGCCGTTCCAGCCGTACGAGGGCGACTGGTTCGCCGCCGCGCGGCACCGCGACAGCTCCTGGATGCGGCTGGCCCGGACCGTGGACCTGACCGGCGTGGCCGCGAGCGCCCGGCCCGCCCTGCAGTTCATGCTCAGCCACGACACCGAGACGGGCTACGACAACGCCGTCATCGAGGCGCACACCGTCGGCAAGGACGACTGGACCACGCTGCGTGACGCGAACGGCGGCACCGGCACCGACGTACCCGCCGAGTGCGGCCAGGGCTACTACCTGACCGCCCACCCCTTCCTCCAGCACTACCTGACCCGCACCGGCACCCAGTGCCGCAACACCGGCACGACCGGTGCCTGGAACCGCTTCACCGGCAGCTCGAACGGCTGGCGGCCGGTGTCGGTGGACCTGTCCGCCTACGCCGGACAGCTGGTCGAGCTGGTGATCTCCTACGTCACCGACCCCAGCACCGGCGGCCGCGGCGTCTTCGTGGACAACACCAAGGTCACCACCGGTACCGGCAACGAGCCCCTGGAGGGCTTCGAGACCTCCCTCGGCCCCTGGACGACCCCCGGGCCGCCCGCCGGCAGCCCGGCCTCCTCGGGCGACTGGACCCGCTCCAAGGAGCTGTTCCGTACGGCCGGCGCGATCACCACGCGTGACACCGTCCTGCTGGGCTTCGGCCTGGAACACGTACAGACCGCCGCGCAACGGGCCGAACTGGCCGGCGCGGCGCTCGACGCGCTGGACGACTGATCACGCTCGTACTCTCTCGGCGAACAGGGCGGCCCGTGGCCCCAGAGTGGGCCCGGACCGCCCCTGTCAATGTCACGTACGTCTCGTATTGGGGGTAGGGTCGGAGGCGGTCGGGGACATCCCATACAGCTCGCCGGTGGTGAACCGGCGCACCAACGAGGAGATCGGTTCGTGACGATCCGCGTAGGCATCAACGGATTCGGCCGCATTGGTCGCAACTACTTCCGCGCGCTCCTGGAGCAGGGTGCGGACATCGAGATCGTCGGTGTCAACGACCTGACCGACAACGCCACCCTGGTTCACCTGCTGAAGTACGACTCCATCCTGGGTCGTCTGAAGCAGGACGTCAGCCACACCGACGACACCATCACGGTCGGCAACCAGACCTTCAAGACGATGGCCGAGCGCGACCCCGCCAACCTGCCCTGGGGCGAGCTGGGCGCCGACATCGTCATCGAGTCGACCGGCATCTTCACCAAGAAGGCCGACGCCGAGAAGCACATCCAGGCCGGCGCCAAGAAGGTCCTGATCTCCGCGCCCGCCAAGGACGAGGACATCACGGTCGTGATGGGCGTCAACCAGGACAAGTACGACGCGGCCAACCACCACGTCATCTCCAACGCGTCCTGCACCACCAACTGCGTGGCGCCGATGGCCAAGGTTCTCGACGAGAACTTCGGCATCGTCAAGGGCCTGATGACCACGGTGCACGCGTACACCAACGACCAGCGCATCCTGGACTTCCCGCACAAGGACCTGCGCCGCGCCCGCGCCGCCGCGGAGAACATCATCCCGACCACGACCGGTGCCGCCAAGGCCACCGCGCTGGTCCTCCCGCAGCTGGAGGGCAAGCTGGACGGCATCGCCATGCGCGTCCCGGTCCCCACCGGCTCCGTGACCGACCTGGTCGTCGAGCTGGAGCGCGAGGTCACCAAGGACGAGATCAACGCCGCCTTCCAGAAGGCGGCCGAGGGCCAGCTCAAGGGCATCCTGGAGTACACCGAGGACCAGATCGTCTCCTCGGACATCGTCAACTGGCCGGCGTCCTGCACGTTCGACTCCTCCCTGACGATGGCGCAGGGCAAGAGCGTCAAGATCATCGGCTGGTACGACAATGAGTGGGGCTACTCCAACCGCCTGGTGGACCTGACCGTCTTCGTCGGCGGCCAGCTCTGACATCCGCCTGATCCAGGCCAGGGCACGTAGCTGTGCGGAAGGGGCTCGTAGGGCGCACCGAAGCGCCGTACGGGCCCCGTCCCATGACCGACCTACGCAACGGAGTCACTTCGCATGAAGACGATCGACGATCTCGCCCAGGAAGGGCTGTCCGGCAAGCGGGTCTTCGTCCGCGCCGACCTGAACGTGCCGCTGGACGGCACCACCATCACCGACGACGGCCGCATCCGCGCCGTCCAGCCGACGATCGCCAAGCTGGCCCAGCTCGGCGCCAAGGTGATCGTCGCCTCCCACCTGGGCCGTCCCAAGGGCGCCCCGGACCCGGCCTTCTCGCTGCGCCCCGCCGCCGAGCGGCTCGGTGAACTGATCGGCCGCGAGGTGGCCTTCGCCACCGACACCGTCGGCGAGTCCGCCCGCTCGGTGGTCGCCGGGCTCGGCGAGGGCGAGGTCGCCGTCCTGGAGAACCTGCGCTTCAACCCGGGCGAGACCAGCAAGGACGACGCCGAGCGCGGCGCCTTCGCGGACCAGCTCGCGGAGCTGGCGGACGTGTACGTGGGCGACGGCTTCGGCGCCGTGCACCGCAAGCACGCCTCCGTCTACGACCTGCCGGCCCGCCTGCCGCACGCCGCCGGCGACCTGATCGCCGCCGAGGTCACCGTCCTGAAGAAGCTCACCGAGGACGTCAAGCGCCCGTACGTGGTCGTGCTCGGCGGCGCCAAGGTCTCCGACAAGCTCGCCGTCATCGACGAGCTGCTCGGCAAGGCCGACCGGCTGCTGATCGGCGGCGGCATGGCGTACACCTTCCTCAAGGCCAAGGGCTACGAGGTCGGCATCTCCCTCCTCCAGGAGGACCAGATCCCGGCCGTGACCGAGTACATGGAGCGCGCCGAGAAGAACGGCGTCGAGCTGGTCCTGCCGGTCGACATCCTGGCCTCGGCGGACTTCCCCGACCTGAAGACGAAGGCGCCCGCCGACTTCGTCACGGTCGACGCCGACAAGATCCCCTCCGACAAGGAGGGCCTGGACATCGGCCCGAAGACCCGCGAGCTGTTCGCCTCGAAGATCGCCGACGCGGAGACCGTCTTCTGGAACGGCCCCGTGGGCGTCGCCGAGCACCCCGACTACGCGGGCGGCACCACCGCCATCGCGCGGGCCCTGCTGGACAGCAAGGGCTTCACCGTCGTCGGCGGCGGCGACTCGGCCGCCGCCGTGCGCGCGCTCGGCTTCGACGAGAATGCTTTCGGCCACATTTCGACCGGTGGCGGCGCCAGCCTCGAATACCTCGAAGGCAAGACGCTCCCCGGCCTCGCCGCTCTGGAGGACTGAAGAACCGTGACTGACCGTACCCCGCTGATGGCGGGCAACTGGAAGATGAACCTCAACCACCTTGAGGCCATCGCGCACGTCCAGAAGCTCGCCTTCGCACTCGCCGACAAGGACTACGAGGCCACCGAGGTCGCGGTCCTGGCCCCCTTCACCGACCTGCGCTCGGTGCAGACGCTGGTCGACGGCGACAAGCTCAAGATCAAGTACGGCGCCCAGGACATCTCGGCGCACGAGTCCGGCGCGTACACCGGTGAGATCTCCGGCGGCATGCTCGCCAAGCTCAAGTGCAGCTACGTGGCCGTCGGCCACAGCGAGCGCCGCCAGTACCACGGCGAGACCGAGGAGAGCTGCAACGCCAAGGTCAAGGCGGCCTTCGCGAACGGCCTCACCCCGATCCTGTGCGTCGGCGAGGGCCTGGACATCCGCAAGGCCGGCAACCAGGTCGAGTACACCCTCGCCCAGCTCGACGGCGGCCTGAAGGACGTCCCGGCGGAGCAGGCCGAGACCATCGTCATCGCCTACGAGCCGGTGTGGGCCATCGGCACCGGCGAGGTCGCCACGCCCGAGGACGCGCAGGAGGTCTGCGGCGCGATCCGCCGCCGCCTGGCCGAGCTGTACAGCCAGGAGCTGGCCGACAAGGTCCGCATCCAGTACGGCGGCTCGGTCAAGTCCGGCAACGTCGCCGCGATCATGGCGCAGCCGGACGTGGACGGCGCCCTGGTCGGCGGTGCCGCGCTCGACGTGGACGAGTTCGTCAAGATCGTCCGCTTCCGCGACCAGTAGCGGCTATGACGACGGGCCCGGCCCGTCGTACCCTGTCGGGGCCGGGTCCGGCGTCATGTGCGCCGCCCGGCCCCGTACCATTCGATCTTCTTAGGTACGTCCCGTCCGTCAGTCCTAGAGAGTTGGTCCAGCCGTGGTCATCGGGTTCTCGGTAGCCCTCATCGTCTTCAGCCTGCTGCTGATGATGCTGGTGCTCATGCACAAGGGGAAGGGCGGCGGCCTGTCCGACATGTTCGGCGGCGGCATGCAGTCCTCGGTCGGCGGCTCCTCCGTCGCGGAGCGGAACCTGGACCGCATCACCATCGTCATCGCCCTGCTCTGGTTCGCCTGCATCGTCGCCCTCGGCGTCCTGATGAAGCTGGACAGCTGACACCGTGTCGGGGACGCGGCCTATCATGAGGGCGGCGTCCTCGGTGGGGGTGTAACTCCTGTCACTGGACGCGCGTTGGGCCTTACGTAGACTGGGGCGCTCCGCAGCGCGACTGCTGTTCGATGCTTCGCAGCACCATTACGCAGGGAGTTACAACCGTGGCAAGTGGCAACGCGATCCGAGGGAGTCGGGTCGGGGCGGGGCCGATGGGGGAGGCGGAGCGGGGCGAGTCCGCGCCGCGCATCCGCATCTCCTTCTGGTGCTCGAACGGGCACGAGACTCAGCCCAGCTTCGCCGGTGACGCGCAGATTCCGGACACCTGGGACTGCCCGCGCTGCGGCTTCCCGGCAGGCAAGGACCGGGACAACCCGCCGGACCCGCCGCGCACCGAACCGTACAAGACGCACCTCGCCTACGTCCGCGAGCGCCGCAGCGACGCCGACGGCGAGGCGATCCTCGCGGAGGCGCTCGCCAAGCTCCGCGGGGAGATCTGACGGACCAGCACACGACGGCCGGCCCGGCCGGAGGGGACCACCACCCTTCCGGCCGGGCCGTTCGCGTGTCCGGCCCGCGGCCGGGGGTACCGGCCGTACCGGTCGGCGCTCACACGCCCCCGCGAGGTGCCGAAACGGTTTCCCGGGGCAGCCGACAGCGGGGGGACACCTCATCCCGCACCCTGATCAATTAGGTTGGGA encodes:
- a CDS encoding RNA polymerase-binding protein RbpA → MASGNAIRGSRVGAGPMGEAERGESAPRIRISFWCSNGHETQPSFAGDAQIPDTWDCPRCGFPAGKDRDNPPDPPRTEPYKTHLAYVRERRSDADGEAILAEALAKLRGEI
- a CDS encoding phosphoglycerate kinase is translated as MKTIDDLAQEGLSGKRVFVRADLNVPLDGTTITDDGRIRAVQPTIAKLAQLGAKVIVASHLGRPKGAPDPAFSLRPAAERLGELIGREVAFATDTVGESARSVVAGLGEGEVAVLENLRFNPGETSKDDAERGAFADQLAELADVYVGDGFGAVHRKHASVYDLPARLPHAAGDLIAAEVTVLKKLTEDVKRPYVVVLGGAKVSDKLAVIDELLGKADRLLIGGGMAYTFLKAKGYEVGISLLQEDQIPAVTEYMERAEKNGVELVLPVDILASADFPDLKTKAPADFVTVDADKIPSDKEGLDIGPKTRELFASKIADAETVFWNGPVGVAEHPDYAGGTTAIARALLDSKGFTVVGGGDSAAAVRALGFDENAFGHISTGGGASLEYLEGKTLPGLAALED
- the secG gene encoding preprotein translocase subunit SecG; the encoded protein is MVIGFSVALIVFSLLLMMLVLMHKGKGGGLSDMFGGGMQSSVGGSSVAERNLDRITIVIALLWFACIVALGVLMKLDS
- the gap gene encoding type I glyceraldehyde-3-phosphate dehydrogenase, with translation MTIRVGINGFGRIGRNYFRALLEQGADIEIVGVNDLTDNATLVHLLKYDSILGRLKQDVSHTDDTITVGNQTFKTMAERDPANLPWGELGADIVIESTGIFTKKADAEKHIQAGAKKVLISAPAKDEDITVVMGVNQDKYDAANHHVISNASCTTNCVAPMAKVLDENFGIVKGLMTTVHAYTNDQRILDFPHKDLRRARAAAENIIPTTTGAAKATALVLPQLEGKLDGIAMRVPVPTGSVTDLVVELEREVTKDEINAAFQKAAEGQLKGILEYTEDQIVSSDIVNWPASCTFDSSLTMAQGKSVKIIGWYDNEWGYSNRLVDLTVFVGGQL
- a CDS encoding GNAT family N-acetyltransferase, producing MRADDLASAERASALTFLDADRLTRRARDPEPELRPAAAARRWIDRMRYYLDADPGGCWVAVDAAAEASTCQVVGFAVSQNRDDLWYLATYGVLPGHQGRGIGKRLLDAALAHADGRPGIFSSSTHPGATRRYRLAGFSLHPQMQMVGTVDRSALPAVDGLRDGGPDDFAWMDRLDRDLRGAGHGPDHGHLLAAHRLVVSRDRSRPGYVYVDDQGRAVLLAAACADTAQRLLWEALAASYGDTLVNCITTPNEWAIDVGLAAGLAIGQEGYIAVRGMPVPAPYLAAGHFL
- the whiA gene encoding DNA-binding protein WhiA, which translates into the protein MAMTAAVKDEISRLPVTRTCCRKSEVSSILRFAGGLHLVSGRIVIEAELDTGIAARRLRKDILEIFGHSSDLVVMAPGGLRRGSRYVVRVVAGGDQLARQTGLVDGRGRPIRGLPPQVVSGATCDAEAAWRGAFLAHGSLTEPGRSSSLEVTCPGPEAALALVGAARRLGIGAKAREVRGVDRVVVRDGDAIGALLTRLGAHESVLAWEERRMRREVRATANRLANFDDANLRRSARAAVAAGARVQRALEILGEEVPEHLAAAGRLRMDHKQASLEELGALADPPLTKDAVAGRIRRLLAMADKRAQDLGIPGTESNLSEEMADGMVG
- the tpiA gene encoding triose-phosphate isomerase, yielding MTDRTPLMAGNWKMNLNHLEAIAHVQKLAFALADKDYEATEVAVLAPFTDLRSVQTLVDGDKLKIKYGAQDISAHESGAYTGEISGGMLAKLKCSYVAVGHSERRQYHGETEESCNAKVKAAFANGLTPILCVGEGLDIRKAGNQVEYTLAQLDGGLKDVPAEQAETIVIAYEPVWAIGTGEVATPEDAQEVCGAIRRRLAELYSQELADKVRIQYGGSVKSGNVAAIMAQPDVDGALVGGAALDVDEFVKIVRFRDQ
- a CDS encoding M14 family metallopeptidase — translated: MRRKARSLLAVAALLLGGVTAVPAAQAQARDGGGGDRDAIGTWTGEVTAAQVPLLLKAGVDGHEIGARVPKAGKGQVEVQLSAAQAAGLREQGVRLTRKIVSPETQRKLRAQGDRVFRPYMGVHGLMKEMIDTARFNRKLAKVVSIGKTVKGRDIMALKLTKDADTTEDGAKPAVLYLSNQHAREWITPEMTRRLMQYYLAGYGKDPRLTKILDTTELWFVLSANPDGYDYTFESPQNRMWRKNLRDNNGDGKITPGDGVDLNRNFSYKWGYDNEGSSPNPSSETYRGPAAASEPETKALDAFEKRIGFRYAVNYHSAAELILYGVGWQVATPTPDDVLYRALAGTPEKPAIPGYRPQVSSELYTTNGEADGHASNVNGIPMFTPEMSTCQTASNADPNDEWNAADCQSVFTFPDSEKLIQAEFEKNIPFALSVAESAGRPDRPVSSVGMEAPDFTPHAFTTSYARGEEQQVAVTARKSVRDKELNYRVNGGRRHTEELEAWKGGERYGGEDNIHFDQYRAVVEGADPGDEVEVWFTGRTREGKATRSEPFTYTVAERPRADTLVIAEEGGTAPARHTAAYTRALAANGHRAAVWDVARQGTPDALGVLSHFEKVVWYTGAGRPGGATQLAVRDYLNEGGKLLTAGEQAGGSAVVGRAVSDDFAQYYLGAGSRISLKSPPAFKGDGKLAGTEVKLGDAPGNPLDAAGTHSVISDELPPATFPQFASAAAGTYPGVRSPFQPYEGDWFAAARHRDSSWMRLARTVDLTGVAASARPALQFMLSHDTETGYDNAVIEAHTVGKDDWTTLRDANGGTGTDVPAECGQGYYLTAHPFLQHYLTRTGTQCRNTGTTGAWNRFTGSSNGWRPVSVDLSAYAGQLVELVISYVTDPSTGGRGVFVDNTKVTTGTGNEPLEGFETSLGPWTTPGPPAGSPASSGDWTRSKELFRTAGAITTRDTVLLGFGLEHVQTAAQRAELAGAALDALDD